One genomic segment of Verrucomicrobiota bacterium includes these proteins:
- a CDS encoding DUF1501 domain-containing protein: MPQITPHVQPPTSRRDFLCRAGCGFGALAFGYMLSLEGLLARASGLRINPLSPLAPRLPHYPPMAKSIIWLFMEGGPSHLDLFDPKPTLDTLAGQPMPASFGRPITAMGTASNTLMPTKRKFKQHGQSGIWVSDWYPHVAEHADDIAVLRSCWANGLNHVGSVTQMNTGDILAGRPSLGAWATYGLGSANQNLPTFVVLADGGDPVGGPKQWSSGFLAATFQGTKFRTEGTPIFHLASPKTVGEKQQRSKLDLLADLNRHYAADKLEDTELATRLNSYELAYRMQAAAPEAVDLSQETEATKRLYGMDEEATRKTGTNCLLARRLVERGVRFIQLYCGGTSGWDAHSDIEANHSKHCKETDKPIAGLLTDLKARGLLDSTLVVWGGEFGRTPFNEKGNGRDHNPWGFTMWFAGAGIRAGTVVGTTDEIGLRAVEDRAHVHDIHATILHLIGMDHARLTFLHNGRDERPTVNGGEVIHKLLA; encoded by the coding sequence ATGCCTCAGATCACTCCCCACGTTCAGCCCCCCACTTCGCGCCGTGATTTCTTGTGCCGCGCCGGCTGCGGTTTCGGCGCGCTGGCGTTCGGTTACATGCTGAGTCTCGAAGGGTTGCTGGCTCGCGCGTCAGGTCTGAGGATCAATCCGCTCAGCCCTCTGGCCCCTCGCCTGCCGCATTACCCGCCGATGGCCAAATCGATCATCTGGCTTTTCATGGAAGGCGGTCCGAGCCATCTGGATTTGTTCGATCCAAAACCCACCCTGGATACGCTTGCGGGACAACCCATGCCCGCTTCCTTTGGCCGGCCTATTACTGCGATGGGCACGGCAAGCAATACCCTGATGCCGACGAAACGGAAGTTCAAACAGCACGGCCAAAGCGGCATCTGGGTTTCCGATTGGTATCCGCACGTCGCGGAGCACGCCGACGATATCGCGGTCCTGCGTTCTTGTTGGGCGAACGGGCTGAATCACGTCGGCTCGGTCACGCAGATGAACACGGGCGACATCCTCGCGGGCCGTCCTTCGCTCGGCGCCTGGGCGACCTACGGGCTGGGCAGCGCGAACCAGAATTTGCCGACCTTCGTGGTTTTAGCTGACGGCGGCGATCCCGTGGGCGGGCCGAAGCAATGGAGTTCCGGATTTTTGGCGGCCACGTTTCAGGGCACGAAGTTCCGCACCGAAGGCACGCCGATTTTTCACCTGGCCTCGCCAAAAACCGTCGGCGAGAAACAACAGCGCAGCAAACTCGATTTGCTGGCCGACCTGAATCGCCATTACGCGGCGGACAAACTGGAAGACACCGAACTGGCCACGCGGCTCAATTCGTATGAGCTCGCATACCGCATGCAAGCCGCCGCGCCCGAAGCGGTCGATCTCTCTCAGGAAACGGAAGCGACGAAGCGGCTTTATGGCATGGACGAAGAGGCCACGCGCAAGACGGGAACCAACTGCTTGCTCGCGCGCCGTCTCGTCGAACGCGGGGTTCGGTTTATCCAGCTCTATTGCGGCGGCACCAGTGGGTGGGACGCCCACAGCGACATCGAGGCGAATCACTCCAAGCATTGCAAGGAGACGGACAAGCCCATCGCCGGGCTCCTGACCGATCTCAAGGCGCGCGGCTTGCTCGACAGCACGCTCGTGGTGTGGGGCGGTGAGTTTGGCCGGACGCCTTTCAACGAAAAGGGCAACGGGCGCGATCATAACCCGTGGGGTTTCACCATGTGGTTCGCCGGCGCCGGGATCAGGGCGGGAACCGTCGTTGGAACCACGGATGAGATCGGCTTGCGGGCCGTCGAAGACCGGGCGCACGTCCACGATATCCACGCGACGATCCTCCATCTCATCGGCATGGACCACGCCCGGCTGACCTTCCTCCACAATGGCCGCGACGAGCGCCCGACGGTCAACGGCGGAGAAGTGATCCACAAGCTGTTGGCCTAG